Proteins found in one Drosophila innubila isolate TH190305 chromosome X, UK_Dinn_1.0, whole genome shotgun sequence genomic segment:
- the LOC117784509 gene encoding B-cell CLL/lymphoma 7 protein family member A, translated as MSRSVRAETRSRAKDDIKRVMQAVDKVRHWEKKWVTISDTTMKIYKWVPISCNSEKKSKLLLNNKISDKENSQKGTPTPPQITPSYAGLTADDSNTCFSVVSDSQGADFASSMPFSEDSNSQGSDGPVKRLKTSD; from the exons ATGTCAAGAAGTGTGCGCGCCGAGACCCGCAGCCGTGCTAAGGATGACATTAAACGCGTGATGCAGGCGGTGGATAAGGTGCGTCACTGGGAAAAGAAATGGGTGACCATCAGTGATACGACCATGAAGATCTACAAATGGGTTCCCATTTCGTGCAACAGTGAGAAAAAATCGAAGCTGCTgctcaacaacaaaattagcGACAAGGAGAACTCTCAAAAAGGCACACCCACACCGCCGCAAATAACGCCAAGTTATGCCGGCCTAACAGCCGATGATTCCAATacct GTTTTTCAGTTGTAAGCGACAGTCAAGGAGCTGATTTTGCGTCAAGCATGCCCTTCTCTGAGGACTCGAATTCACAGGGTAGCGATGGGCCAGTAAAGCGCTTAAAAACGAGTGATTAG